Genomic window (Zymoseptoria tritici IPO323 chromosome 1, whole genome shotgun sequence):
TAAAGAACGAGCAACGACGGATACGCACATCGAAAAAAAATCGCGCCTACGGCGCAGACTGCCTAtacctcttcgacatcgttGCGCACCGGATACGCACGAACGTCACGAACGGAACACACTAAAAAAGGCCTGTTTTCGTGTGCGTGATAATGGTTAATCACGCACCAGAGTCGATCCCTGGACACAATACCGGGAAACAAGTCGCATGGTCCAGGAGACGCTGGCAATGCGCTATTCAACATGGCTTTGTGGGCGTGCATAACCTTGCTCTTTGAGTTCTGCTCCTTTGCGACGACATGCTGAAGACGATGAGCCGTTCCGACATGCGACACGCGACACTCGTATCTGCCACTCTGGCTGACACGGCATTTGGCATGTCCTGCCACGGTATCTACTCGCGGATCCGCGCGTCTATATGGTCGCTGGGCAAGTTATCTTTACGCTGACCCGTACGCCTAGCAACCCGTCTTGCTAGATTACCTGCACGCCTATTTGGCTGTCCTGGTACGGACACCTGTACAACTATTCAGTCGTGCTGTTATCCTGCCCGCACGCCCCGTAAGCCCTGCCCCGACCGTACATGTACGCTTATCTGGCCATGATGGTAATGCACAGGTACGCGCACACGTACGCCTACTTGTCCCCACTGGGCACTTACATGCACGCCGACTTTGCCGTCCTACTACCTGCACTGTATAGATGTCCGGACGACGACTCGCACGCCTAAATACCCGCCATGCCACGCTATCCGGACGCTCAATACCACGCCTATTCAGGTGCCTTGCTATGTTACCTGTACAATTGCCTGCTCGTTCCTCAACCGCATCTTCCATCACCCCAAACAAGCAGTCCACTGCCCCAAACACAGACGCAAGACGATGCCCATGGCTATTCCGACGCAGAGACATGGCATGTATGCAGCTCGCCACTCTGCATCAAGAATGAAGAATCCCCTTCAGATTGCATGGTCGTGGACCACACACCAGAGATCTTCATCAAGCAAGAGTACAATGACGACGCCGTCGGCCCACCTCCCGCCTCCCAAGCCACAACGCACCAAACCCAAAAGTGAGCACGCCCACAATTCTCGCCAACGTGCCACGATATGCCCACGCACTCCTCCTACCCCTATCACCAGGCGACGCAGCAGTCCTGGGAGGCGCGTTCAGGTTCCAAGATCTCCAGCACAACCCAAAGTCCGCAGAAGTGCCAGGCTACGCTCTGAAATCGAGCAAGACTCTTTGCTTGACCGCGAAGATTCTGACTATAATCTTTCCAGTCCCGAAGCTTCTGCCAGCGATGAAGATCGTAGCGATGATGAGTCTAGCGCGAAACGCACATCTACCTCTCGCGGGCCCCCAGACTCTCTTGCTCACGTACTATGATCGTCTCCCGTGGTGCTGTTTTCAAGCGCTCCGCGCTTGCGAagcgacggcgagggcgtCGCTTCGGCTCTTCACCGCCGCCAGAGGATCAACGACCCGGGAGATTCTGGGCTCACAGAATAGTCGGCACGGTGATTCTCTCCCAAAAGAAGACCGTGTCGAATATGGCAAATAATGTTGCCGTGTTCCATCGCGCGGTCGAAAACATGTCCCGCGTTTCCCGAACGGTACTCGGCGCAATGTACGCAGAAGCTCGAGACGGGAGGCCAGTCCTCATCAAGGCTGGCAATGCAGCATCTTTTGAATGATATCCGCTCATACCGAGCAGTACAACTCCTTTTACCTGGTTGTTAAAGCGGTGCGGGCAGTTCGGTGGGGCATACCCGGAGCGACGATCCCTCTGTACCGCTCATGTGTGCCGTGCCTACCCCACCTCAGGCGTACCGCGCGGTGAGGCGCACACCTTCGGCTATTGTATAATATACATCGACCGCAAAGACGACAATCTTCTCAACTTTTATCGCGGTGATCGAACCCTTGCTCCCTCGATATCGGAAACGGGATCCAAGGTTCGCCTTCATCGCCTCGTTGTCCAGGAATCAATTACCAACTTCGAGGATGCATCCCGTCATCATCGTATACGCGGCATTGGCCGCCCTGATCGCAAAGTTCTTCCACTTCATCTACACCACATTGACCTCACCTGTTCGCGACGTTCCTGGCCCATTTGCTGCAAGATTCTCGAAACTCTGGTACGTTTTCGCCATCTGGACCGGGAAAGCCGAGCAAATCAACATCGAACTCCATCGTAAGCATGCCCGAGACGGCGAATACTATGCTCCGGTCGTCCGGCTTGGGCCGAACATGTACTCCATCTCGAGACCGGAAAAAGCCATCTACGGCATTGGCTCCAAAGCGACAAAATCTTCGTGGTACGACACATGGTACGATCCCGCCCTGGAGCCGTCCCTATTTCCCGACCGAGACCCACAGAGACATGCGAATAAGCGACGGATGTTCCAGTCCATGTATGCGCTGTCGAGTCTCTTGCACTACGAGAAGTATGTCGAGGCGGTGCAGAGCATATTCCAAGAGCGCCTGAGCGAGATCAGCTGTGATGGCAAACAGGTGGATCTACACCATTGGCTACAATGTTATGCTTTTGATGTCGTTGGAAATATCACATACGGCCGGAGGTTTGGTTTCTTGGACGAAGGACAGGACGTTGGCCAGATGATCACTTCGCTGGATTCGGTCTTGAAGTATGCCACTTTTATGGGCATCTTCTCCTGGGCTCATAGATGGGTGTACAAGTACAGCTCGAACCTTCCTGGAATGCGTGGCGGAGGTTTGCCGTATTTGGCATCGACGGTCCGGAAAGAACTGGACAGTCGTATCGCCCAGCGCGGtaaagaggagaaggacggcGGCCGAGTGCACGATCTGGACGCCCCGAGGGACTTTCTTGATCTGGCCCTCGATGCGGAAAAGGATCCGGACAAGGCCATGACCATGAGACACGTGTACGCTATGCTTCTTTCGAATGTCGTCGCAGGCAGCGATACCACGGCTGTTTCTTTGAGCAGTGTCATATTCTACGTTGCCCGTGATCCACGAGTTCTGGCACGTCTGCGAGAGGAGCTCGATCAGGCTGTTCAAGATGGAAAGGCCACACCCGACTGCGCGGCGTTCAGAGAGACCCAAGATATGCCGTACTTCCAGGCCTGTATCAAAGAAGGACTCCGATTGACCGCTGCTACTGGCCTGCCTCTCTGGCGAGTTGTACCAGCAGGAGGAGTCGAGATGCTCGGCCACTATTTTCCCGAAGGCACCGAGGTCGGTATCAATACCTGGTTAGCACACTATGATCAGACGATCTGGGGCCAGGATGTCGCCGGTTTCCGGCCAGAACGCTGGATCGAGGCGCAAGAAGGTGATGGAAACAAGCTGAAAGTCATGGACAGCAACTTTATGCCGGTAAGTTGAGAGCTCATGTCGAATACAATCGAATGTCCCGTCGTATACACCTGTCGATCCGTTGGCATTGGCATCCACGCTGACGTGGTCCACGTGGTCGCTGGCATGGGCGCTACCCGTCCTGTCTTCACTCTTCAGCGCTAACGGGAAGTCTATAGTTTGGCCTTGGTTCGAGAACGTGTATCGGCCGGCACATTTCATACCTGGAGATGTGTAAGGTCATCCCAATGATCTTCTTAAACTTCGACATCGAGCTCGTGAACACGAAGTTGACGACAGAAAACCATTGGTTTGTGAAGCCGACGAATTTTGCGGTGAAGCTAAGACggagacaaaattaacgcaACATGATGATCTGTGTACATGGTACGCTACCTCCGTGGtcccgctcaaactgcaccgtATATGATGGACTCCGGTGGCCTAGAGTGCAGCCTGCGCGGGAGAACGGAGAAACAATCGAAAGAGTTGTACGTCTACGCAGAACCGAAAGCAGCGACTAGGAGGCAGAGGCTCTCCGACAAATACTGTACGATCAAACACACCAGAGTCCGTCTTGCGTATTGCGGTTTGAGCGGAGCCATGGAGGAAGATGCGGCGTTTAGAACTATTGGTGCGTTCAAGGAAGCCCAGCGCTCTGATCTGCCGCGTCAGCGCGCACGTGGCCGCGCGATTTATTCGCTGCCCTGTACAGTCCTGTTGAAGATTATGAGCCATTAGATTGAAGAAGAAACTATCTACCTTCTGGCTGAGGTTTTTGAGGTACCGACATCGGTTACTATGACTAAACAGACCCACATTTCAACACTCCCCCTTAACCGATAGTCGGTTATTATTAAAAAACTCTAATACCTTAACTCCAAACATCCTTGTCCTGCTGCCTTATCAAAAACCTCGGTTGACTTTAAGGGAAAAAGAGCATAGCTACCTGTCCTTATAACCTTAGAATCCTCCGAATCGCACGCCTTGTCCCTCTTGCCTATAATCCTCCCTTAAAGCGACCGGTTGCTACACCAAGTGTGAGTTCGGCTGTAATTGCATGCTTAGTAATAAATTAAAGGTATCTTTCATCTACTGTGTCTCGTATAATATTAACTAGAAATTCATTAATCCGAACCCAGGAGGCAATCTGCTAATAGTGTCGGTTGTTCTCGTAGCTAGTAGTAAAGAGCTCTGTAGGGATCGGATCTCCGGGAAATTCTTCTAGGTTAGTAAGGACTCGGAGAAAATAAGGTCCAAGTTGTCGTGCAATATCGGCAACTCCATTTATCCAGGTCCAGCGGTTTAATAAGTCCAGTTCTAGTCTCGGTATTCTAGTAAGTGCGCCAGGTCGAAGAAAACGAACGTCGCCAATTAGCAGTTCGACGACATGTTGTAGTGCGCTCCAGTCAAAGTGGTTTCTTCCTACGTCGTGTCGTGTCGTTTCGTCGTCGTGTTCTTAGTTTAGCGCGTGGTAAAGTTCCACGTATCGTCGCTGTAGTCTCAGGTTCCTGTATCGTAGGGTCTCTATGTTGTGTCGGTTTCTGCGATAGTTGTGTTAGGTGTAGATTGGTAAAGTTGAGCTTTCGCGTGTTTAGGTGCTTTTAAAGACGGTCACCAGGTTATTTAAAGAGATTTTCAAGCAGGGAATCGATATCTCTCTATGCCGATGTTTGACCGCGCGAATAGGGCTCGTACTCCTTCACCGCTCTTGGCCTTCGATATTCTGTCCGGGTCCAGTCTAGTAATACCAAGTCCCCGAGTGTAGAATTCGAAAGTTCTCTTGTCTAGTGCCTTAGTAAAGATGTCCGATGTGTTGAAGTGTCCGGGAACGTAGTCGATTCGAATGAGCTTCTTATTAACTAGTTGGCGTGTATAATGAAATTGAACGCGAATGTGCTTAGTCCTTTCGTGCATCTTAGGATTGTTCGCAATGCGAATCGCACTTTGGTTGTCCACCTTCAATTTTATTATCTCTTGTAGGTGTCCCAGAAACTCTAGTATGTTCTTTAGCCACACTGCTTCTTTCGCTGCGTAGTAGAGGGCAGTGTATTCCGCTTCTGCCGTTAACAGCGCAATAGTCGTCTGTTTCTTGCATCTCTAGCTAACGGCAGTGCCACCGATAGTAAAGACGTAGCCACTAATCGACCTGCTGTCGGATCTGTCGCCGGCGTATTCTACATCGCTGAATCCAAGGACATCGTCACCTCCTCCGTATTCTAAACCGCATTCCAGTGTGCCGAGGATGTATCGAAGGATTCGCTTTACTTGCTCGAAATGCTTCTTTAATGGGTTCGAGCAGTACCGACTGGCTATTGAGACGCTAAACGCAAGGTCTGGTCGAGTGCCTAGCATTCCGTACATTAAGGACCCTACTATTAATTAATATTCGAGTCGTTGTGCGTCTAATGCAGTTTCTCCTTTGGGCGTAGGCTCCTATCGATCCTTTAAGACGTATAGTGTTGCGGTAGGGTTGGCATCCGCAAGTCCGAACTTCTCTATCATAGCCTTAAATAGCGCTGTTTGGGTTAGTCGAATCTTACCCTCTAAGCGCTCGATTCTAATTCCAAGGAAGAATTTGCACTCTCCTATGTCCTTTATCTAGAAGCGTTTTTGAAGGTCTGCCTTTAATTAATTGATCTGTTCGAGGTTAGGGCCTGCAATTAGTAGGTTATTGACGTATGCGAGGATCAGTGTTAATCCCTTCTTAAAGACCGTATAGTTATACGGACAGGGCTCGTAGCCCAGATCGCGCAGAGCAGTCGTTAATGTTTGGTACCAAATCCTCGGTGCTTGCTTTAATCCGTAGAGCGCCTTCTTCAACTTGCACACCTtgcccttaatcttaaaaCCAGGTAGTAGTTCAACGTAGATCTCCGCATTAATCTTGCCGTAGAGGAACGCTGTCTTTACGTCCATCTGATGGACATGCCATCCATTTTTCGCCGCTAGCGCAAACATAATCCTGTAGCTTATCGGTTTTACGACAGCAGCAAACATTTTAGAGAAGTTGATTCCCTCGCGTTGTTCGAAACTACGCACGACCTATCGCGCCTTGAATCTTTTAATCGCACTATCAATTCCACGCTTTAAAGTGAACACCCATTTGCCTAACAAGATCGGTGAGGTTACTATGCCTTCGTTAACAATCTCCCATGTGTTATTGTCTTTTAGTGACTTTATTTCTTTATTTACCGCTGTTTCCTAATGTTTGCTGTACAGGGAAGACTGTGCTTCGTAAATAGTCCTTAGTGCGACAGGGTCACTCTTAGACAGCTGTGCGAGTGTTGTAAGGGAGTCGTCTTCTTTTTCGCTTAGTTGTTGTTCTATTGTGACAGGGTTACTGTCATCCTTAATCTCAATCTCGAGTACTAGATCTGCATCGCTTCGCCTTGCTGCATAAAAGATCGATACTGAATTTGACGAGTGCGTGCTAGTGCATATGAAATTCACCATCGGAGCCTATTCTCGTATTAAAGGGAGCCTTGTATTTGATAGTACCCAGATTGGCATTAGACCGGAACTAGCGTTTGGTGCCCGTTATCGATTGTCCGGTTAAAGCAGTGTCTCTTGTTATAGTGTTATCGCAATAGGCTGCACAGGATTAGACAAGATATTATTCGGTAGGCGTCTATGTTTCTCCCCCTTAAGCCGTGCAGCCTGTTGCTCGTTAAACCTAGGCGGGTAGTTCTCCGTAGTGTTTGGCAGAATATCCTTAGGGCAGTCTTTAGCATCTAGGTTCGCTAACAGTAGTAGCAGTTAAACAGGCATTTCCAGAGTAGCTGCATCAAGGCGGACATCTTCGTTAAACAACACTTTACGTGCCCTTTCAACCTTCCTAGTAATTGGATCCTACAACCGGAAGAGGTTTGTCCCTTTAAAACCAACTAATATGCGCAGGTGCGCATGTTCGTCGTATTTCTTCGGAAATTTCTTCTTTGGCACAAGCTTGTATGCGCGACACCTAACGCGACGAATCTAGTCAATATCGGGTACATCTCCAGTTAAGGCTTTATGTAGGGTTTTCATGTTCTTTAACGAGGAAGTCGGTGATCTGTTGTTTACAAACACTGCTGCTTTTAGTAACTTAGGCTACATCTTGTTTTGCAGCGCACTATCCTATTTTATGTAGCGTATAATGTTCCAGAGCGTCTGGTGCTTACGCTCGACAACTCCGTTTTAAGATGGTTCGTAAGGCGCTGAGATTATGAACTCGATTCCACATCGCCTTGCAGTGTTCGTAATAATGTCTGTAAACTCGCTTCCTCCATCCGCGCGAATAGCTTTGATGTGCTACCCTTTTACCAACATCCTTTGTTCGAAATCTCGATACGCTCGGTAAACTTCGTCGGCTTGCTTCGACTTCAGAGTGTACATCTAGCTATACCGAGTGAAGTCGTCTACTATTAACAGGTAGTACCGTTTACTACTGTTCGAATTAGGCAGTAGTCCTCTAAGGTCCATGTAGATTTTCGCACAGCGTTTAGTTTCTCGCATTAGTTTAGACTCCGGAAAGCGCTGTTTTGCCTTCATTCTCTGGCAACACTCGCAAATGAATTTACTATTAATGTAGTCGATTCTAAGTCGGTCCAGGTAACTACGCAGAATCGATACGCCTATATGTCCCATTCTTTGATGCCATACATGAATTAGCAGGCGGTTTGTAGTTCTCGCGGAGAAAGAAGCAACAGAAAAATATTCTTCCGGCGCTCGTTCAGCCTATAAGCTAAGAAACGAGCGCGCAACAGAGAGGTCCAGTTTCCAGAGGTGTCTATATTAAGTGCCAGTCTAGATAACCTTGTCGTTAACGCTAAAGGTAcacgagttcttcttagcatGGAAATCCGTGTCTTCGGAGGTTAGCCGTGAAATTAATAACAGGTTGCAGTCCATTTGGGGAACGTAGCACACTTTGGAAAGTACTACTCGATATGCTCCCCCTGGATGGAGTGTCGTTAGGGTTACCTTTCCAATTCCGACAATCTGAAAACTAGTCCCCGCGCCTACGATGTTCACCGGTTTGGCTAGTTCCTAGTAATCCTCAAAACAAGCAAAGCTGTTGCAGATGTGCTCCTCCGAGCCTGTATCGACAACCTAGTTATCTTTTCGAAGAGCGAACTCTTTAATCTTTGCTGGCGTTATGTTTGGTTTTACCTCTCGCACTGTTTTGTAGCATGCGATAAACACTGAGCATAAATTTGAGGGGAAGATCGTCGATTCTTCAGGCTGGAGGTCTGCTAGTTAGCTGTCGTCGCTAAATGTTACTGTGTTTCTTGTAAAGTTGCTTGTCGAGGTAGCTGCTATTTTGATTCTAGTGCTGATTGTTGGTCTAGAGGGTTCGTCACCGGCTTCGTTATACGTTAAATACGCTCGTCTTTGCGGGTGCATAGCAGTTCGATTTGAACTAGACATGCCGCCAGGCTTGTTCTCCCCCTACGATCCTTCGGCTATTCGCTTCCTTTTGTATTTCTGGTACTCTTTATTGTTCTGTTTAATACAGGCCCTATTCGTATGTCCCTTGCCCTTATGGCCTTTCCACTAGCACTAAGCGTTCGGATCTCCGAGAAGTACACCTAGCCTTAGGCGACTATCGTCTCGTTAGCTGAAAGTTCGTTTGTTATTAAATGCCGCGAATGAGCGGCTTTTAACCAGATCCTTGTGGTTGTTGCTCCGCCGAACGCTAACCTAATAATCTTCTGCGCGAGAGGCTATTTTATCAAAGGTCAGGTTTCTGCCAGATCCTCGTCTACCGTATCTAGCAATTGCAAATTGCGTTGCTGTGACGCGAAGGAATTCCGCAAAGTGGTCTCCAAGTGCGCGTTCAAAAAAGAAACACTTTATGTTCTCACTGCTCCAATTAATGTTACCTCGCAGGCGGCAGAGATTACTGTGTTGCTTATTGAATTCTCGAAGGAAATCAGGAAAGTCCTTAGCCTAGCCGAAGTCGTAGTTTAATAGCAACGCAAAGCGCTCTTAAGCAATGCTACTTCCGGTATTGGTGCACTCGGCATTAAGAATTAATAGGGCATCGTGAACCTTAGCACAGTGCACGATCTTGTCCTGCATATGCTGTTCGCACGAAGACTGTACAAAACCGAGCAAAGACTCGTTCTTTCCTTGCTAGTTGGCTAGTTCTAGCATGTAGTCGTTAACATCTTTAATGTCTTCGCTCTCGACAGGTAGAGGTTCAGGCTCGAGTCCCTTAAAGAAGTCTGACACGCCGGCCTGAAGGCAGGCGATCTTGAAGGAATCGTACTAGTCGGTGTAGTTATCCGAGTTTCTCAGCTTCTTTACAGAGCTAAAGCTCTTAGGGTCTAACGCCGCCTTTTGTTTCGTTTGTCGATATTTCAataaggacgctataacAGCGGTCGTGTGAGGACACCCTCACGATGACGCCCCCCACCTGCCCCAACCTGGACTATCCTAGTACcacagattaccggtgctatcttatctggcctagactaggacatcctgtagagggacgaaccttacgggcgtacaatagcccccgagcggacgttagactgcgaccggtgcctagtctaggcagagggacgcatttggcaacacgaagggcgggtacatagcctcgagggacgctcttgtctattcccttccttatcgaatcgactcgttacattctataACTATTTATTTTtggtgcaagcctacattccctctcgaggtgcttctaacattcgattcgattaaaaACAACCGTACAACTGTACCGAAAACCACCGATATAGCTCCAAAGGTCacccgtcgttaggacgattcccttcctaacacctccgcccgatagcaggcgagcgcttcctctacaGAGCTATCGGCTACGCCTGCTAGTCAGCTGCaggacgttaaccttcttaaccagcctagctcgggagagacTGCGGAAGAAAGGGCCACCTAGGAGtacgacaacgaagtcgcccgcgctaccttcgagttcttaaccctttagcagaagattaaggaactccgtgccgaactagactatcctacgctagaagggaacctaaggacggctaccctccgctacctcttctccgaaCCTAACTATTACACCAAAACGAGggataacctccctaagttaaaggagctactagtcttcgagggcaagtcgTGTACGAGCTACGACAactaggtccgagccctcgaaagagccttCCGACGACACaaaggattcgccgaacgcgaagaccgcaaggtcgactttgctgccgactatataggaaagctctagcaagactactaggaacgctacgtcgacggccttaacGACCAGTCTAAGccaacctagtctataataaaggaggttatacttaactcGATAGGCACAGAGACCGAacggcgcgagaaggcctacgagaagctaaaAAAGGCTACCCTAGGTAACCGCACtccggaagaactcctcgaggagctaaagacactctagaaggagctcgataaaagggacgatagcaagaagatccttaggttctacagcgcccttctatagacccttcgcaaccgcctctcgaactaccctaccgccctactaaacctagtagacgccgaggagagggctaaaaaggcctaccgTGCTAACAAGGGCTCTAAACaggaggctcgtaagaggcagGCTACTAAAAGGTCCGCTaagcaggcgaagaagcgccctagcgacGGCTCTGCTGCTCTGGACggcaagaaggcaaggactagCGATGGCGaacagaacccgaaggccccctctaaggctacgtaCTACGGATGCTaacaggtcgggcatatccgccgcgactgcactaactagcacctatagaaggattcggggaaagagacgccccctaagtagacgctgttGCTTAGGTAGGCCAAGTCCTCTACAATaaggattagcggcgctcggctaagccaggaaagcgccgcgcctagcaagggcgcctaattagcgtcgagttaacgctaaacggcctaggggagtctagaaaggtccggggcctGATTAATAGCGGCGCCTAGGACAATTTCTGCGACTCTATGCTAgcaaaggaaatagggtagacagtttccgagctatccacctagacaaagtacctaactctaaatagctagagcctacaggtctttagagaaacgagaaactcctataAGGCTGTAGACACCTCTGGCAAGGCGCAGGGGTGCGTAGACACGTTCAAGGTAGGACGTATCCacggtttcgaagtcgtgctcggcatgccctagctcgagaagtacaacccgTGTGTTAACttcgctctaaagaaggtcttctagaggTAGAAACCTTAAAAGCGTCAAGCGATAGCGGTAGTGTCCCCGGACAGGTTCTACCGGGAGTGTCTTagtaaagtcgaggcagctctttacgttatgtcgatctaagaggtcgaggatggactcgaactagactagaatagcgtcctaacggcgtactctaacttctccgacgtcttttcggaggagttggctAGCGAGTTAGCACCGCATAGACCATACGATcttaggatcgacctagttaaggGAGCAAGGGTCCCATTTAGCCCTATGTACGCTCTgtcggaggcagagatagatgcgatgcgcaagcagctccctaaacatctaaagagtggctttattcgccgctcgacatcctcggcgggcgcgctaatcctcttcgcgaggaaaaaggacaatacactccgcctctatgtcgactaccgcggcctaaatGCGGTTACGGTGaagaacagggggggtcttcccttaatttccgagttaatagacCAGCTGGCTAGCGCcaggtactttacgaagatagacctccgcgacgcgtactaccgtgtccgtatccgggaaggcgacgagtagaagacagccttccggaccagatacggctatttcgaatacaccgtaatgcccttcgggctctGCAATGCCCCCGCGGTATTCCAAAACTTTATTAACAGCGtgttagtagggctaatcgacGTGTTCTGcgtcgtttacctcgacgacatccttatatactccaAAACAGAGAAGGAGCACGAGGGctacgtccgggaggtgctggagcgcctccggaaacacaaGTTGTACGCCAACCTGTCCAAGTGCGATTTCTACaaggaccgcgtcgactacctcgggtacgttattaCACGTAATAGGCTggagatcgacctagaacgggTTAGATCGGTCCAGGAGTGGCCACTTCCCCGGTTAATACATAacattagggtctttatcggcttcgcgaactactataggcgctttattaagggtttcTCACGCCTCGCTGCAGCACTTAACCGCTAcacggaggggaaaaaggcaGTAAACTAACgcaagaaggaacgagcatacttagagctcgacgagcaagctgtGTTTTCCTTCAACGAAttgcggaaaaggttctcggaagctcctatcctacgctattttaacctagaactgcCCTATAGGGTGgaaaccgacgccttaggcgaggcaatctcgggcatcctaagctaactatacgaagactacgGCAAGACGCAGTGGTTCCCTGTATTATACTTCTCACGAAAGATAATCGCGgcagaacggaactacgttacggaagacgctaagctgttagcagtcgtagactcctttaagcactttagACAATACCTGGAGGGGGCTTGACACcaggtcgaactactaacggattatgcaaacctacaaactcttataacgactaagaccttGTCTAGGCGGcaggttagataggccgagtagttgtcgcagatcgacttcaggactatttacagacccggcaaggctaatagggcggcggatgcactaagcagaaggcccgaccttacggataaggactactctagaCAGTAGGCtacagacgaagagtcgtctgcaagcttgcggctcctctagacggcattctaaccgcatctggactataatagactagtaaggcacgtaggggcagtaaaggacgccccagacctaaaaacgcgcctaaaacgcgccctcttaaaggatccgacctttaacaggattaacgaggagaaggaccaa
Coding sequences:
- the CYP-73 gene encoding putative P450 monooxygenase (P450 with unknown function. nodorum clustered with genes potentially involved in aromatic compound processing.) — translated: MHPVIIVYAALAALIAKFFHFIYTTLTSPVRDVPGPFAARFSKLWYVFAIWTGKAEQINIELHRKHARDGEYYAPVVRLGPNMYSISRPEKAIYGIGSKATKSSWYDTWYDPALEPSLFPDRDPQRHANKRRMFQSMYALSSLLHYEKYVEAVQSIFQERLSEISCDGKQVDLHHWLQCYAFDVVGNITYGRRFGFLDEGQDVGQMITSLDSVLKYATFMGIFSWAHRWVYKYSSNLPGMRGGGLPYLASTVRKELDSRIAQRGKEEKDGGRVHDLDAPRDFLDLALDAEKDPDKAMTMRHVYAMLLSNVVAGSDTTAVSLSSVIFYVARDPRVLARLREELDQAVQDGKATPDCAAFRETQDMPYFQACIKEGLRLTAATGLPLWRVVPAGGVEMLGHYFPEGTEVGINTWLAHYDQTIWGQDVAGFRPERWIEAQEGDGNKLKVMDSNFMPFGLGSRTCIGRHISYLEMCKVIPMIFLNFDIELVNTKLTTENHWFVKPTNFAVKLRRRQN